A genome region from Arthrobacter sp. SLBN-100 includes the following:
- a CDS encoding protealysin inhibitor emfourin: MKISVERTGGVAAMTRVWTVNAESETARNQWQPIVEACPWDAVPRTPRAAAAEFAGAQPDRFIYSIRAGQRRAALPEQAVTGPWRILVDSTRAAAEEAKG; encoded by the coding sequence ATGAAGATCAGTGTGGAGCGCACCGGCGGCGTCGCAGCGATGACCCGGGTTTGGACTGTCAACGCTGAATCCGAGACTGCGAGGAACCAGTGGCAGCCGATTGTGGAAGCATGCCCCTGGGATGCCGTACCCCGGACACCGAGGGCTGCCGCAGCGGAATTCGCAGGAGCCCAGCCGGACCGGTTCATCTACTCCATCCGCGCCGGCCAGCGCCGGGCCGCCCTTCCCGAGCAGGCGGTCACTGGTCCCTGGCGCATACTGGTCGACAGCACCAGGGCCGCCGCTGAAGAGGCGAAGGGCTAA
- a CDS encoding M4 family metallopeptidase: protein MYCSIIPPYLLRRLARQDAPEFSAAARAAREALGHVRSVHAARTQAIPDIPAGVRQPKPGPSNRTVFDAGGSEILPGKLVRKEGEAATGDPAADEAYDGLGHTHRLYADVFGRNSIDGRGLPLNATVHFGKLYDNAFWDGTQMVFGDGDGEVFERFTRSLSVIGHELAHGVTQHSAGLVYRNQAGALNESMSDVFGALVEQYVKNQSTAEASWLIGEELFTSQVQGQALRSMKAPGTAYDDDVLGKDPQPDSMDSYVKTSADNGGVHINSGIPNRAFYLLAEQLGGNAWDTPGRIWYETLTGGSLPMGATFTVFARATAAAATELFGSGSKEHDAVRNAWETVKVKL, encoded by the coding sequence ATGTACTGCTCCATCATTCCGCCCTACCTGTTGCGGCGCCTGGCCAGGCAGGACGCGCCGGAGTTTTCTGCGGCAGCGAGGGCTGCCAGGGAAGCGCTGGGGCACGTCCGCTCAGTCCATGCAGCGCGCACGCAGGCCATTCCGGACATTCCGGCAGGAGTGCGGCAGCCAAAACCGGGACCCTCAAACCGCACCGTTTTCGACGCCGGCGGTTCAGAAATCCTTCCCGGCAAACTTGTCCGCAAGGAGGGTGAGGCCGCCACGGGAGATCCTGCGGCCGACGAGGCCTATGACGGCCTGGGCCACACACACCGGCTCTATGCAGACGTCTTCGGCAGGAACTCCATCGACGGCCGGGGATTGCCTTTGAACGCCACCGTGCACTTCGGCAAGCTGTACGACAACGCCTTCTGGGACGGCACCCAGATGGTCTTTGGTGACGGCGACGGCGAAGTCTTTGAGCGCTTCACCAGGTCCCTCAGTGTCATCGGCCACGAGCTGGCCCATGGCGTCACCCAGCATTCAGCCGGGCTGGTGTACCGGAACCAGGCCGGGGCGCTCAACGAGTCCATGTCTGACGTGTTTGGCGCCCTCGTTGAGCAGTATGTCAAGAACCAGTCCACTGCCGAAGCCAGCTGGCTGATCGGGGAGGAGCTTTTCACGTCACAGGTGCAGGGGCAGGCGCTGCGCTCCATGAAGGCCCCGGGAACGGCGTACGACGACGACGTGCTGGGCAAGGATCCACAGCCGGACTCCATGGACTCCTACGTCAAGACAAGCGCTGACAACGGCGGCGTCCACATCAATTCAGGCATCCCCAACCGGGCCTTTTACCTTCTGGCGGAACAGCTGGGCGGAAACGCGTGGGACACTCCCGGGCGGATCTGGTATGAGACGCTCACCGGAGGTTCATTGCCCATGGGCGCCACCTTCACCGTCTTCGCGCGCGCCACGGCAGCTGCTGCCACCGAGCTTTTCGGTTCTGGATCAAAAGAGCATGACGCCGTGCGGAACGCGTGGGAAACTGTGAAGGTCAAGCTTTAA
- a CDS encoding ATP-dependent DNA ligase: MPSGCVIDGEAVIWTEGPLNFSALQQRLSAGRKTLPGLISEAPANYVAFDVLAVAGHDARQLPLRDRRALPDELAANWMPPR; the protein is encoded by the coding sequence ATTCCGTCGGGATGCGTCATCGATGGGGAAGCCGTCATTTGGACCGAAGGCCCACTGAACTTCTCCGCGCTGCAACAACGCCTCAGTGCCGGCCGCAAGACCCTGCCGGGCTTGATCAGTGAAGCCCCGGCAAACTATGTCGCTTTCGATGTACTGGCCGTAGCCGGACACGACGCCCGGCAATTGCCGCTGCGTGACCGAAGGGCACTCCCCGATGAACTCGCAGCCAACTGGATGCCGCCGCGCTAA